One window from the genome of Vicugna pacos chromosome 21, VicPac4, whole genome shotgun sequence encodes:
- the CRNN gene encoding cornulin, whose protein sequence is MPQLLRNIAGIIEAFGRYARTEGACQVLTRGELKRLVEREFADVIVKPHDPATVDEVLRLLDEDDTGTVDFKEFLVLVFKVAQACFKTLSESPEGACGSQESGSRPSAASQEPGEGQRGSTAVGTAGKGQDQAGSHGAQSEQASTGQSGPGPQTQGQDISSAQVSHQDRQSESQRREGASQLTQARDHVEQTQRVREDKSPQARESRAERQLQTREQDRAHLTSETITGTLTQTQTGATQTVEQDRSHQLESTSTQSWEPTCGQTRGTETHGQDRSQTSQVVTGGHVQTQTGATQTVEQDRSHQMGSTSTQSWEPTCGQTGGTETHGQDRSQTSQIVTGGHVQTQGGATQTVEQDRSHQMGSTSTQSWEPTCGQTRGTETHGQDRSQTSQVVTGGHVQTQTGATQTVEQDRSHQMGSTSTQSWEPTCGQTGGTETHGQDRSQTSQIVTGGHVQTQGGATQTVEQDRSHQMGSTSTQSWEPTCGQTRGTETHGQDRSQTSQMVTGGHVQTQGGATQTVERDRSHQMGSTSTQSWEPTCGQTRGTETHGQDRSQTSQMVTGGHVQTQGGATQTVEQDRSHQMGSTSTQPWESTCGQTREIEAHGQDRTQTSQVVTGGNVQTQGDATQTVEQDRSHQMGSTSTQSWESTGGQTRGTETHGQDRSQISQVVTGGHVQTQGGATQTMEQDRSHQMGSTSTQSWESTGGQTRGTETHGQDRTQTSQVVTGGHVQTQGGATQTVQQDRSQTASHTGAGEQGQTQRQSGSGPRHTQVSSYEAGETELGGQAQIEPSTVTSRQDWSSACPTHSVAREPGEREPTAVRQEWVDDHARETVIRRQDQGSLHTSAPAAQGQEAAQQGGKRGLTAKGLYSYFKSSKP, encoded by the exons ATGCCTCAGTTGCTGCGAAACATCGCTGGGATCATTGAAGCCTTTGGGCGCTACGCCAGGACCGAGGGCGCCTGCCAGGTGCTCACCCGGGGGGAGCTGAAGCGGCTCGTGGAGCGGGAGTTTGCCGACGTCATCGTG AAGCCCCATGATCCGGCCACTGTGGATGAAGTCCTGCGCCTGCTGGATGAAGACGACACAGGGACTGTGGACTTCAAGGAATTCTTGGTCTTGGTGTTCAAAGTCGCCCAGGCCTGTTTCAAGACCCTGAGTGAGAGTCCTGAGGGAGCTTGTGGATCTCAAGAGTCTGGAAGCCGCCCCTCTGCGGCCTCACAAGAGCCAGGGGAAGGACAGAGAGGTAGCACTGCGGTGGGGACGGCTGGGAAAGGACAGGACCAGGCGGGGAGCCACGGTGCACAGAGTGAGCAGGCTTCCACGGGGCAGAGTGGGCCTGGGCCTCAGACCCAGGGTCAGGACATCAGCTCTGCTCAGGTCAGTCACCAGGACAGGCAGTCTGAGTCTCAGAGACGGGAGGGAGCCAGCCAGCTGACACAAGCAAGGGACCACGTGGAGCAGACCCAGAGAGTGCGAGAAGACAAGAGTCCTCAAGCCAGAGAAAGCAGGGCGGAGAGGCAGTTGCAGACCAGGGAACAGGACAGAGCCCACCTGACAAGTGAGACCATCACTGGAACTTTAACTCAGACCCAGACAGGTGCCACCCAGACTGTGGAGCAGGACAGGAGCCATCAGTTGGAAAGCACCAGCACCCAGTCATGGGAGCCCACCTGTGGCCAAACCAGAGGGACTGAGACCCATGGTCAAGACAGGAGTCAGACCAGCCAAGTGGTGACAGGAGGACATGTTCAGACCCAGACAGGTGCCACCCAGACTGTGGAGCAGGACAGGAGCCATCAGATGGGAAGCACCAGCACCCAGTCATGGGAGCCCACCTGTGGCCAAACCGGAGGGACTGAGACCCATGGTCAAGACAGGAGTCAGACCAGCCAAATTGTGACAGGAGGACATGTTCAGACACAGGGAGGTGCCACCCAGACTGTGGAGCAGGACAGGAGCCATCAGATGGGAAGCACCAGCACCCAGTCATGGGAGCCCACCTGTGGCCAAACCAGAGGGACTGAGACCCATGGTCAAGACAGGAGTCAGACCAGCCAAGTGGTGACAGGAGGACATGTTCAGACCCAGACAGGTGCCACCCAGACTGTGGAGCAGGACAGGAGCCATCAGATGGGAAGCACCAGCACCCAGTCATGGGAGCCCACCTGTGGCCAAACCGGAGGGACTGAGACCCATGGTCAAGACAGGAGTCAGACCAGCCAAATTGTGACAGGAGGACATGTTCAGACACAGGGAGGTGCCACCCAGACTGTGGAGCAGGACAGGAGCCATCAGATGGGAAGCACCAGCACCCAGTCATGGGAGCCCACCTGTGGCCAAACCAGAGGGACTGAGACCCATGGTCAAGACAGGAGTCAGACCAGCCAAATGGTGACAGGAGGACATGTTCAGACACAGGGAGGTGCCACCCAGACTGTGGAGCGGGACAGGAGCCATCAGATGGGAAGCACCAGCACCCAGTCATGGGAGCCCACCTGTGGCCAAACCAGAGGGACTGAGACCCATGGTCAAGACAGGAGTCAGACCAGCCAAATGGTGACAGGAGGACATGTTCAGACACAGGGAGGTGCCACCCAGACTGTGGAGCAGGACAGGAGCCATCAGATGGGAAGCACCAGCACCCAGCCATGGGAGTCCACCTGTGGCCAGACCAGAGAGATTGAGGCCCATGGTCAAGACAGGACCCAGACCAGCCAAGTGGTGACAGGAGGAAATGTTCAGACACAGGGAGATGCCACCCAGACTGTGGAGCAGGACAGGAGCCATCAGATGGGAAGCACCAGCACCCAGTCATGGGAGTCCACTGGTGGCCAAACCAGAGGGACTGAGACCCATGGTCAAGACAGGAGTCAGATCAGCCAAGTGGTGACAGGAGGACATGTTCAGACACAGGGAGGTGCCACCCAGACCATGGAGCAGGACAGGAGCCATCAGATGGGAAGCACCAGCACCCAGTCATGGGAGTCCACTGGTGGCCAAACCAGAGGGACTGAGACCCATGGTCAAGACAGGACCCAGACCAGCCAAGTGGTGACAGGAGGACATGTTCAGACACAGGGAGGTGCCACCCAGACTGTGCAGCAGGACAGGAGCCAGACTGCAAGCCACACAGGGGCTGGAGAGCAGGGACAGACCCAGCGGCAGTCAGGCAGTGGTCCAAGACACACACAAGTGAGCAGTTACGAGGCAGGAGAGACAGAGCTGGGAGGACAGGCCCAGATCGAGCCGAGCACTGTGACCAGCAGACAGGACTGGAGCAGCGCGTGCCCAACGCACAGTGTGGCGAGGGAGCCGGGAGAGAGGGAGCCCACCGCGGTGAGACAGGAGTGGGTTGATGACCACGCGAGGGAGACGGTGATCCGAAGGCAGGACCAGGGCAGCCTGCACACCAGTGCGCCTGCGGCGCAAGGCCAGGAGGCCGCCCAGCAGGGAGGGAAGCGAGGCCTCACGGCCAAGGGGCTCTACTCCTACTTCAAAAGCAGCAAGCCATGA